In a single window of the Saccharothrix australiensis genome:
- a CDS encoding DUF397 domain-containing protein — translation MTSKNAWRKSSRSNQTNNCVEIMLTGRVSGVRDSKNTAGPALTFPMASFAAFRTALKRS, via the coding sequence GTGACCAGCAAAAACGCATGGCGGAAGAGCAGCCGCAGCAACCAGACCAACAACTGCGTCGAAATCATGCTGACCGGGCGGGTGTCGGGCGTGCGGGACTCCAAGAACACCGCCGGACCGGCGCTCACCTTCCCCATGGCCAGCTTCGCGGCGTTCAGGACCGCGCTCAAGCGCTCCTGA
- a CDS encoding DUF3710 domain-containing protein encodes MFGKRRKRGRHSANRGTAQPEVESGQEVPEEGPFDESQAPDDGLTRLDLGSIRLPVPDGAQLQVEMDPAGAVRAVHLLTTAGQLTVSAFAAPRSDKLWPEVGAELIAQLKGDGFRINRENGDWGEEISARNNEVHLRFVGVDGPRWMLRGVAAAPSEQQAAQAVEALYELMRGTVVVRGTQPMPVRTALPIELPEAISRHIAAQQQQQG; translated from the coding sequence ATGTTCGGAAAGCGCCGCAAGCGCGGTAGGCACTCCGCGAACCGGGGGACGGCGCAACCGGAGGTCGAGTCCGGCCAGGAGGTCCCCGAGGAAGGCCCGTTCGACGAGTCCCAGGCCCCCGACGACGGCCTGACCAGGCTCGACCTCGGTTCGATCCGGCTGCCGGTGCCCGACGGCGCGCAGCTCCAGGTCGAGATGGACCCGGCCGGCGCGGTGCGCGCGGTGCACCTGCTGACGACGGCCGGGCAGCTCACGGTCAGCGCGTTCGCCGCGCCGAGGTCGGACAAGCTGTGGCCGGAGGTGGGCGCGGAGCTGATCGCGCAGCTCAAGGGCGACGGGTTCCGCATCAACCGGGAGAACGGTGACTGGGGCGAGGAGATCTCCGCCCGCAACAACGAGGTGCACCTGCGGTTCGTCGGCGTGGACGGCCCGCGGTGGATGCTGCGCGGCGTCGCGGCGGCCCCGTCGGAGCAGCAGGCGGCGCAGGCCGTGGAGGCGCTGTACGAGCTGATGCGCGGCACCGTGGTGGTGCGCGGCACGCAGCCCATGCCGGTGCGTACCGCGCTGCCCATCGAACTGCCCGAGGCGATCTCCCGGCACATCGCGGCCCAGCAGCAACAGCAGGGCTAG
- a CDS encoding DUF397 domain-containing protein encodes MTTKSAWRKSSRSNQTNACVEVVLTGQVSGVRDSKNTAGPALTFPVASFAAFRSALKRS; translated from the coding sequence GTGACCACCAAAAGCGCATGGCGGAAGAGCAGCCGCAGCAACCAGACCAACGCCTGCGTCGAGGTCGTGCTGACCGGGCAGGTGTCGGGCGTGCGGGACTCCAAGAACACCGCCGGACCGGCGCTCACCTTCCCCGTGGCCAGCTTCGCGGCGTTCAGGTCGGCGCTGAAGCGCTCCTGA
- a CDS encoding OB-fold nucleic acid binding domain-containing protein, protein MTNTGGGYWRRLVRRLTTDVSELDADDLSRKAVEVGAVRACDCKSGEEVTVLGRLRSVELCPRDAAATLEAELYDGTEGVTLVWLGRRRIAGIEPGRTIKARGRIAVRDGRKVLYNPYYELQNAS, encoded by the coding sequence ATGACCAATACTGGGGGCGGCTACTGGCGCCGCCTCGTGCGTCGGCTCACCACCGACGTCAGCGAGTTGGACGCCGACGACCTGTCGCGAAAAGCCGTGGAGGTCGGGGCCGTCCGGGCGTGCGACTGCAAGTCCGGCGAGGAGGTGACGGTGCTCGGCAGGTTGCGCAGCGTGGAGCTGTGCCCCCGTGACGCCGCCGCGACGCTGGAGGCGGAGTTGTACGACGGCACCGAGGGCGTCACGCTCGTCTGGCTCGGCCGCAGGCGGATCGCGGGCATCGAGCCCGGCCGCACCATCAAGGCGCGGGGCCGGATCGCCGTCCGCGACGGCCGCAAGGTGCTCTACAACCCCTACTACGAGTTGCAGAACGCTTCATGA
- a CDS encoding alpha/beta fold hydrolase, with the protein MLSSDTATTAVLLPGTASDEVFVRSVFAGPLARAGLALVAPASRSVAGHFAALDAAWTGKPLVVGGVSLGAQIAAAWAARHPERCAGVLAALPAWVGDPAGAPAALAASASAAVVDSEGLAAALAGVDGWLGAELRRAWPRYGERLAAVLREAAAFHAPSSGELRRLAVPVGVAACTDDQVHPVEVARKWVEALPRAALRTTTLAALGADREALGRAALDAYLAAGRRPAEPPGTRGSRAGRAGL; encoded by the coding sequence ATGCTTTCGTCGGACACCGCGACCACCGCCGTCCTGCTGCCGGGCACCGCGTCCGACGAGGTGTTCGTCCGCTCGGTGTTCGCCGGCCCGCTGGCGCGCGCGGGGCTCGCGCTGGTGGCTCCCGCGTCGCGGTCGGTGGCCGGGCACTTCGCCGCGCTGGACGCGGCCTGGACCGGGAAACCGCTGGTCGTCGGGGGTGTCTCGCTCGGCGCGCAAATCGCGGCGGCGTGGGCGGCGCGGCACCCCGAGCGGTGCGCGGGCGTGCTGGCGGCCCTGCCCGCCTGGGTCGGCGACCCTGCGGGCGCGCCCGCCGCGCTGGCCGCCTCCGCGAGTGCCGCGGTGGTTGACAGTGAAGGATTGGCCGCGGCCCTGGCGGGCGTGGACGGGTGGCTCGGCGCGGAACTGCGCCGCGCCTGGCCTCGCTACGGGGAGCGACTGGCGGCGGTGCTGCGCGAGGCCGCCGCGTTCCACGCCCCCTCTTCGGGTGAATTGCGCCGACTGGCCGTCCCGGTGGGCGTGGCGGCGTGCACCGACGATCAGGTTCACCCGGTCGAGGTAGCCCGGAAGTGGGTGGAGGCCCTGCCGCGCGCGGCGCTGCGCACGACGACGCTCGCGGCGCTGGGCGCGGACCGGGAAGCCCTGGGCCGCGCCGCGCTCGACGCCTACCTCGCCGCGGGCCGACGTCCCGCCGAGCCCCCCGGTACGAGAGGCTCCAGGGCGGGGCGTGCCGGGCTGTGA
- a CDS encoding DUF3159 domain-containing protein: MTTTGSEQQPTMLEQMGGVSGLLLSSLPVVVFVLVNAFAGLMPAIWSALGSAVVIGVVLALRKGSIQPAVSAVFGVGIAAFIAYRTGDAKGFFLFGIWQSLVYGGVFVLSILVRWPLAGVAWSFLNGQGTAWRKDRASVRDYDIATLVWALVFGSRFVVQRWLYDEASVGWLAAAKLAMGYPLMAVALVATVWAVRRSDKRLKAAQEREEEENREAEARLRAQSPGVQPQPAAQPQPAAQPQPAAQPQPAAQPQPAAQPQPAAQPHPTTADEH, from the coding sequence ATGACGACAACCGGATCAGAGCAGCAGCCGACCATGCTGGAGCAGATGGGCGGGGTCAGCGGTCTGCTGCTCTCGTCGTTGCCGGTGGTGGTCTTCGTCCTGGTGAACGCCTTCGCGGGGCTGATGCCCGCGATCTGGAGCGCGCTCGGCTCGGCCGTGGTGATCGGCGTCGTGCTCGCCCTGCGCAAGGGCTCGATCCAGCCCGCCGTGTCGGCGGTGTTCGGGGTCGGCATCGCGGCCTTCATCGCCTACCGCACGGGCGACGCCAAGGGCTTCTTCCTCTTCGGCATCTGGCAGAGCCTGGTCTACGGCGGGGTCTTCGTGCTCTCGATCCTGGTCCGCTGGCCGCTCGCGGGCGTGGCCTGGAGCTTCCTCAACGGCCAGGGCACGGCGTGGCGCAAGGACCGCGCGTCGGTCCGCGACTACGACATCGCGACGCTGGTGTGGGCGCTGGTGTTCGGGTCGCGGTTCGTGGTGCAGCGGTGGCTGTACGACGAGGCGTCGGTCGGCTGGCTGGCGGCGGCGAAGCTGGCGATGGGCTACCCGCTGATGGCCGTGGCCCTGGTCGCCACGGTGTGGGCGGTGCGCCGGTCGGACAAGCGCCTCAAGGCCGCCCAGGAGCGCGAGGAAGAGGAGAACCGCGAGGCGGAAGCCCGCCTGCGCGCCCAGTCGCCAGGTGTTCAGCCTCAGCCCGCTGCCCAGCCTCAGCCCGCTGCCCAGCCTCAGCCGGCTGCCCAGCCTCAGCCGGCTGCCCAGCCTCAGCCGGCTGCCCAGCCTCAGCCGGCTGCCCAGCCGCACCCCACCACGGCCGACGAGCACTGA
- a CDS encoding DUF3093 domain-containing protein — protein MSETAVTAPTTFRERLFVPWWGWPLPLAAAALLAAEIHMGFPGVRSWLPYLVTVPLALLLLWRMGSTKVEVSGGELRVGQAHVPVDLLGEVEVFDAKTKRKAMGPNLDPMAFVTHRGWVGPMVKITLTDPADPTPYWLFSVRSPEKLVAALKG, from the coding sequence GTGAGCGAGACTGCTGTGACCGCCCCGACCACCTTCCGCGAGCGGCTGTTCGTGCCCTGGTGGGGCTGGCCGCTGCCGCTGGCGGCGGCGGCGCTGCTGGCCGCCGAGATCCACATGGGTTTCCCCGGCGTGCGGTCGTGGCTGCCGTACCTGGTCACGGTGCCGCTGGCGCTGCTGCTGCTGTGGCGGATGGGTTCGACGAAGGTCGAGGTGTCCGGCGGCGAGCTGCGGGTCGGCCAGGCGCACGTGCCGGTGGACCTGCTCGGCGAGGTCGAGGTGTTCGACGCGAAGACCAAGCGCAAGGCGATGGGCCCGAACCTGGACCCGATGGCGTTCGTCACCCACCGCGGCTGGGTGGGTCCGATGGTCAAGATCACGCTCACCGACCCCGCGGACCCGACGCCGTACTGGCTGTTCAGCGTCCGCTCGCCGGAGAAGCTGGTAGCCGCCCTGAAAGGTTGA
- the dut gene encoding dUTP diphosphatase → MPSVEVLLSRLDPSVPLPSYARPGDAGADLVTTTDVVIEPGERAVVGTGVAIALPEGYAGFVHPRSGLAARVGLSVVNTPGTIDAGYRGEIKVCLVNHDLRAPVVLTRGDRIAQLVVQKVEHAVFREVEELPASERGAGGYGSTGGHDVLARTEG, encoded by the coding sequence GTGCCCAGCGTGGAGGTCCTGCTGTCCCGGCTCGATCCGTCCGTCCCGCTCCCGTCGTACGCCAGACCCGGCGACGCGGGCGCAGACCTCGTCACGACCACCGACGTGGTGATCGAACCGGGGGAGCGCGCCGTCGTGGGCACCGGTGTCGCGATCGCCCTGCCGGAGGGCTACGCCGGGTTCGTGCACCCGCGCAGCGGCCTGGCGGCCAGGGTGGGGCTGAGCGTGGTCAACACGCCCGGCACGATCGACGCCGGCTACCGGGGCGAGATCAAGGTATGTCTGGTGAACCACGACCTGCGCGCGCCGGTCGTGCTCACGCGCGGCGACCGGATCGCCCAGCTCGTCGTGCAGAAGGTGGAGCACGCGGTGTTCCGCGAGGTCGAGGAGCTGCCCGCCTCCGAGCGGGGCGCGGGCGGCTACGGCTCTACAGGCGGGCACGACGTGCTCGCCCGGACGGAGGGGTAG
- a CDS encoding DUF4193 domain-containing protein, producing MATDYDAPRRSEADELAEDSLEELKARRNETQSGVVDIDEDASAENFELPGADLSGEELTFKVLPKQADEFTCSKCFLVHHRSRLAEEVNGQYICRDCA from the coding sequence ATGGCGACCGACTACGACGCTCCGCGTCGCAGCGAGGCAGACGAGCTCGCTGAAGACTCCCTTGAGGAGCTGAAGGCGCGGCGCAACGAAACGCAGTCCGGGGTCGTCGACATCGACGAGGACGCGTCTGCCGAGAACTTCGAGCTGCCGGGCGCCGACCTGTCCGGTGAGGAACTGACGTTCAAGGTCCTGCCCAAGCAGGCGGACGAGTTCACGTGCTCGAAGTGCTTCCTCGTGCACCACCGCAGCCGCCTCGCCGAGGAAGTGAACGGCCAGTACATCTGCCGCGACTGCGCCTGA